From Miscanthus floridulus cultivar M001 chromosome 15, ASM1932011v1, whole genome shotgun sequence, the proteins below share one genomic window:
- the LOC136508715 gene encoding protein LURP-one-related 8-like encodes MAKVHPNAAVAAELATPTTTRAAADQEPEPPTVLTVWRKSLLFNCDGFTVYDANGGLTFRVDCYAAPRRRAEVVLMDAAGAPLLTVRRKRLSLAERWLIYDGADADADAAASSSRPPLLSIRRHVGGLQSSGGKTLAHVVTPNATPTSEAFVVEGSYGRRACAVRDARGDVVAEVRRKETVGDDVFRLVVSPRLGAPLAMGLVIALDEMFGGRGSARSWLRGPC; translated from the coding sequence ATGGCCAAGGTGCACCCCAACGCCGCCGTCGCGGCAGAGCTCGCCACACCCACCACCACCCGAGCTGCTGCGGACCAAGAGCCTGAACCGCCGACGGTGCTGACGGTGTGGCGCAAGTCTCTGCTCTTCAACTGCGACGGCTTCACCGTCTACGACGCCAACGGCGGCCTCACCTTCCGCGTCGACTGCTACGCCGCCCCCCGCAGGCGCGCCGAGGTCGTGCTCATGGACGCCGCGGGGGCGCCGCTCCTCACCGTCCGCCGCAAGAGGCTCAGCCTGGCGGAGCGCTGGCTGATCTACGAcggcgccgacgccgacgccgacgccgcagccagcagcagcaggccgccTCTCCTCTCCATCCGTCGCCACGTCGGCGGCCTCCAGTCCTCCGGCGGCAAGACGCTAGCGCACGTCGTCACGCCCAACGCCACGCCCACATCCGAGGCGTTCGTGGTGGAGGGCTCCTACGGCCGCCGGGCCTGCGCCGTGCGCGACGCGCGCGGCGACGTCGTGGCCGAGGTGCGGCGCAAGGAGACCGTGGGCGACGACGTGTTCAGGCTCGTGGTGAGTCCCCGCCTCGGCGCGCCGCTCGCCATGGGGCTCGTCATCGCCCTCGACGAGATGTTCGGCGGCCGCGGCTCGGCGCGCTCGTGGCTGCGCGGCCCGTGCTAG
- the LOC136506975 gene encoding uncharacterized protein codes for MADQAAAAPDQAAAVLDPPDPAAAVVDPPDPVVGRQGRGGLIGAAALGRRRAAGAARNRWPEADRAGVGRRRSGAWPGRGEGGQGAPMPGAAGAPQIRWPAAGRGREGRRRGGARPGQRRAGLGFTGRVGDGAARGEAVGAGV; via the exons ATGGCGGATCAGGCCGCGGCGGCGCCGGATCAGGCCGCGGCGGTGCTGGATCCGCCGGATCCAGCGGCAGCGGTGGTAGATCCGCCGGATCCGGTGGTGGGGCGCCAG gGCCGCGGCGGGCTCATCGGGGCCGCTGCCTTGGGCCGGCGCCGAGCAGCCGGGGCGGCTCGGAACCGGTGGCCGGAGGCCGACCGGGCTGGGGTGGGGCGGCGCCGGAGCGGTGCGTGGCCGGGGCGGGGCGAGGGCGGGCAGGGGGCGCCGATGCCGGGCGCGGCCGGGGCGCCCCAGATCCGGTGGCCGGCGGCCGGCCGGGGTagggaggggcggcgccgcgGCGGGGCGCGGCCGGGCCAGCGGCGCGCCGGCTTGGGGTTCACGGGGCGGGTCGGGGACGGGGCGGCGCGGGGCGAGGCGGTCGGGGCCGGGGTATAG